The sequence below is a genomic window from Plutella xylostella chromosome 14, ilPluXylo3.1, whole genome shotgun sequence.
gtttgtttactttgttaGTCTTGTCAAGTATCAGCTGTCAAATTCGACACACAGGATAGATTTTCAGTTGTTGTCTGTGGTCCTTTGAGAAAACTCGTGCCAGATCGTCATCGGACAGTGGTCAGTAGCGACATGACGCTCAGAACAATGATCGTGCTGACTAGCCACAGAGTAGTTTTGTGACGATGAGCTGACATCCCCGGTGACGGCTTTTTTCGGAACTGGCAAGGAGGCAAACCATTCTCTGTCAAAACGTCTCGAGTGGTGTGtggttgttttttttcttcccGCCCGCGTGGCGCAGGCCGTATTGGTACCAAGTTCCTTGCTTCATATTTCCTGGTGAGTATTTCGATCGTGGGTTCAGGTTATCTGATTGGTCTACGAGATAGATTCTGACTAAGTTGTTTCTTTGCAGTTACCAGATACGTACCACAGACACCCACGCAGCATCACACCATGTGTACCTAACCTGAATTGCCGAGTGAGTAAACTAGCATTTCGTTGTTATTCGATTTCCGATGACTTTGGATTTCGAAAGCCATCTGCCTTGTCTTTATTTCTACACGTAGCAACGTCTAACCCCGCGTATTTCTTTTACAGCAATTTCAATCCTGCCCGGTGAAGCGTGCGATTGCCCGACGCGTGTCACCTGACCCAACCCCAAGGTAAGCGCCATGACCTTCCACGTGTCGATTAGGTTATTTTGCAAGTGTCACGTTTAAACAGCAAAGCTACCGCCTTTGAGACAAGCTCTAACCTTCCCATAATTGTTTGATTAGTGATTGACCGTAGGTTTTAGGTTAGAAATACCCAGGGGCCATTCAAGACACGTCACTTGAGACATGTTAGCTAGGCCTTCGCTGTCCTTACCGACCCATCCTTGACCCAAGGCTGTTTCTCGCGATTCCAGAAGGTGTCGTTGGTGACCAGAGCCGTCAGCGAGCCACGAGCCGTCCGGAGCTCCTGTCCTGGCCCCGTCCGACAGTCCAGGTTGGCCGTTGTATGTTCGTTGAGCAGATACTGAGGAATTTCCTTAGGATTTCTATTAATCTTCAGCGGCATCAGCCTTCTGACGCCGCTGCTGAATGTAGGATTGCAAAGGCAGAACCCGGGTGGACTCTAGCGGGttaaaacctttattttattatttttcttcatagGGAGCCCCGTTAGAACGGGCAGTAGTATCCAAATTGCACTTTGAACCTTTTGTAGGCGCTAGGCTATCAACGTCCTTCGGTTACGGGGCCTTAACGTTAAACTGCTATCCCATTGAAGTAATATAGAAGTTCCTCTGTGGTTAATACCATCCTTCTACCCCTGTGGCGTGAAACGCAGTGGTGGAACCTTGGTTTCTCCACTCTTATATAATTTCCTTGCAATACCTTGTGTACTTCAACCAGACAATTATAAGGACTTAATCCCTGGTCTCATTTAAGTAGTATAAGAGTTTCTCTGTGGTTAATACCATCCTTCTACCCCTGTGGCGTGAAACGCAGCGGCGGAACCTTGGTTTCTCCACTCTTATATAATTTCCTTGCAATACCTTGTGTACTTCAACCAGACAATTATAAGGACTTAATCCCTGGTCTCATTTAAGTAGTATAAGAGTTTCTCTGTGGTTAATACCATCCTTCTACCCCTGTGGCGTGAAACGCAGTGGTGGAACTTTGGTTTCTCCACTCTTATATAATttctatataataaatattaataattgtacaacattctgatatttttattttccaccTCATTGTAATTTCACCACCCACTACACAGTGGAAAATAGGCTTACATTTGGCGCCCGAGCAGAGTTTAATCCGTTAGCTTATAGTCTAATCTATCGCTTAGACAGGCCTGAGTCCACCCGGGGGGGGTAATTAGAAATTAATTAGTATTATAATTTCTTGTGTGTGTTTTGCGTGTGTCATCGTGACGTGCTGACAGAGAATCACTGCAGAAggtttccttttttaatttattaacttaataaggctatattttttttgtgtggatattgtgttaaaattttTAACCTCTTATTTcagacattttattttattgacttaaCATGCCTTATTTTTTGTTGAGATTGCGTTAAATTTGTATAATTTCTTATTCCAAACGTTATTCAAAGGAAAACCTTCTGCtggaattttatttagttaattattgaacaattaaatattgaacagttggtgattgtttttaaacaattttgctGAGACATTGTTATTGTCTGTTTAACTTAAACACTCAACTTTTAATAATTacagttttgttttatcaattttttataaaaataaccaaattTTTTACAAGGTCAACCTTTTATGAGTTAATATATTGTGTTACACATCATTTAACTGTCAGTTATAACTTAACTTTACTTAAGTTTAATATTGTACCTGGACTTACTGAAACATACTTTAAGGAGGAAGCATTTATTTTGAAGATATTGTTATCTATTGTTCTGCTTTTACATTGAACGTTGCGTGTTTTACATAACCATTTAACTGTCAGTTATAACTTAACTTTACTTAAGTTTAATATTGTACTTAGACTTACTGAAACACACTTTAATGGGaaagcatttatttttatattggtgTTTATTGTTCGACCTTTACATTGAACGTTGATACAGCCTGGGGTCACAAATTGATTTGAACGTGTGCTACCTTAGGGATTAGATCCATATTGTTGTAACATCATGGGGGAACGTCCGATATGTTTCAACCTTTTATTAAAAGATGAATTGACATACGAGGCCACAGTCCGAGGTGTCAAACCTGAGGCCACTGCGGACCAATTAAGATTACAATTAACAGAATTGGCTACGCGGATGCCTTCGGACGAGGTTATTTACTTTGAGGGAGATGTTACCTCAGAGTtagaaaaagttaaaaacaaaattaaagactTGCAGAGCTCACTTTCAAAACCAAATTTGCAGTTAAAACACATCAAGCGTTGCGAATCATTGGCTAACCATTTATATCACCGCTTAGGTCGTATAAATGCCGTCAGTAAGGAGGAGACTTGTATGCTCGGGGACTTGCTCTTACAACTCGAATCTAGGGACAGCGAACTGAAGTACATTTCTAAAGCTTATCAGGAGCAGGAAAAGAAACAGGATATCCCTGTCGTAGGGTGTATAGAGCCATGTCCTAAGGTGGACCACACACAGATCCAAAAACTGAACCTTGTCTTTAACGGCAGTGATAGTGTACAGGCATTCGTGCAGCGACTGGAGGAGCTTTGCAATTCTCGAGGTATCTCTGAGGAGACGTTATTTAATTCCGTCGCAGAAATTTTTAGCGGTGACGCCTTGTTTTGGTTTCGGGGTGTCAAGGAGGAGGTCTCGAGTTGGAAAGAGGTTAAGGCTCGTTTGTATGAGGAGTTCCTGCCATTCGATTATAATCGGCGTTTATTACAGGAGGTGCGGTCGCGGACACAAGGTGCTGATGAATCCATCATAAAGTACTTAAGCACAATGCGGAATTATTTTTCTAGGCTCAGCGTGCCGTTACCGGAGTCAGAGCAGCTGGAGATAGTACAAGGTAACCTTAGACCGTTTTACACGAGTCAGCTTGCTCTTACAAACGTCGGGAACTGGAACGAGCTGAAGGAACGCTGTAGGCAGCTGGAGTACGCCAAATACCGAGCAGACTCTTTTGCGGAGCCGCCCCGAGTTTCTGCGAATTCGGTAGCGCCGGACTTAGCCTATCAGGCTAGGAACCGACTTTCGGTTAACGCCGTAGACACCGAGGTGAACTTATTTTGCGTTCGTTGCAGGGTTCTTGGACATGGCCTTTGGCAATGTAGTGCACCACCCACCCAATTGTGTTACTCTTGTGGTTTAAAGGGTGCCACCTTGCACACGTGTCCACGGTGTGGTCCGTCAGTCGCTGAGCCACCGAAACTACAACAAAAGCCAGATCCTGCTGGACCAACCGTTGCTGGGGTAAGCGTGAACAACGAGCAGCCTGGAACCAAATCCTCCGGCAGTGGTAGTCGTCGTCGTCGCCGtcgccgccaccgccgtcgccgccgctgTGAAGAGGCAGGTGATGGAGACGCGGACAGTGGCTTGCGACCATATTTAGATGTCGCGATTTACCACCATCGTTGCAGAGGGTTGTTGGATTCGGGTTCTACAGTTTCGGTCATTGGCGGAAAGGCGGCCCAATCCCTCTCCAGTTGTGGTACGTTGTATCCAGCTGAGGAGAAATCCATTATCACGGCTAATGGATCACATTCTCCGGTTTCTGGTTTTAAGATTTTACCGGTGACTGTAGAGGATGTTACGGCTTTCGTGAAATTTTATGTCGTTCCTGATATTTCTTCAGAATTGCTGTTAGGTATAGATTTCTGGCGTGCTTTTAATATCGCACCTGATGTTCTGAACCTACTCAATAAAAGAGGAGTCTCTAAAAGCAGGGAACCGTATGCAAGTGAGGTTAGACATTTGAACTCATGCAACGAGTTGAGTGCTTCGAAGTGTGTACCGGCTGATAACGCTACTGCCAGTTTGGTAGTTCGTGGTCGTCGCTCACAGGATTGCCAACTCAGTAGGGTTCGTCGAAGCATGGATTCAAAGTCGTACTTGACTGCTAGTTTGACTCCGAATTACGAGAGGTATACAGTAGTTCAACAAGTGTCTGGATTTGTCTACATTCTTGAAGATAGCAATGGGAACCAGACAGAGTGTCACGCCAGGGATATTCTCTGTAGAATTGATGTTCCGTAGGCCACCTTTGTGTGTGTTGACTTACTCTATTGAGTAAGCCAGCAATGCCAAGGGCTCATTTACTATGCGTCGTCGTGTTGCAAAGTCAGTGAATAGTTTCGTAGGCCACCTTTGTGTGTGTTGACTTACTCTATTGAGTAGGCCAACAATGCTAAGGACTCATTCACTTTGCGTcgtggagttttttttttgtgggattttccatttaatttatttcagggtTTATCTCATTGCTTAGGGACTCTACTGAGTCGGTGAGTGATCTTAACCTTATTGATATTCACTGGGTTTTCCAGCTATTATCTTTGATTTAGGTTTCTCTTAAATGAGTGACCCACATATTCCGATTGTTTTAGGTGTTTAGGATTTAAAGATGGAGGGCCATCTTTGAATTTTTCTCGTACCCTCGAAAAATTCTGGTGGGGACGGGGGTACTGTAACaccattatttttgtaacttaacatttcgtttattgtttacattctgtttgtttactttgttaGTCTTGTCAAGTATCAGCTGTCAAATTCGACACACAGGATAGATTTTCAGTTGTTGTCTGTGGTCCTTTGAGAAAACTCGTGCCAGATCGTCATCGGACAGTGGTCAGTAGCGACATGACGCTCAGAACAATGATCGTGCTGACTAGCCACAGAGTAGTTTTGTGACGATGAGCTGACATCCCCGGTGACGGCTTTTTTCGGAACTGGCAAGGAGGCAAACCATTCTCTGTCAAAACGTCTCGAGTGGTGTGtggttgttttttttcttcccGCCCGCGTGGCGCAGGCCGTATTGGTACCAAGTTCCTTGCTTCATATTTCCTGGTGAGTATTTCGATCGTGGGTTCAGGTTATCTGATTGGTCTACGAGATAGATTCTGACTAAGTTGTTTCTTTGCAGTTACCAGATACGTACCACAGACACCCACGCAGCATCACACCATGTGTACCTAACCTGAATTGCCGAGTGAGTAAACTAGCATTTCGTTGTTATTCGATTTCCGATGACTTTGGATTTCGAAAGCCATCTGCCTTGTCTTTATTTCTACACGTAGCAACGTCTAACCCCGCGTATTTCTTTTACAGCAATTTCAATCCTGCCCGGTGAAGCGTGCGATTGCCCGACGCGTGTCACCTGACCCAACCCCAAGGTAAGCGCCATGACCTTCCACGTGTCGATTAGGTTATTTTGCAAGTGTCACGTTTAAACAGCAAAGCTACCGCCTTTGAGACAAGCTCTAACCTTCCCATAATTGTTTGATTAGTGATTGACCGTAGGTTTTAGGTTAGAAATACCCAGGGGCCATTCAAGACACGTCACTTGAGACATGTTAGCTAGGCCTTCGCTGTCCTTACCGACCCATCCTTGACCCAAGGCTGTTTCTCGCGATTCCAGAAGGTGTCGTTGGTGACCAGAGCCGTCAGCGAGCCACGAGCCGTCCGGAGCTCCTGTCCTGGCCCCGTCCGACAGTCCAGGTTGGCCGTTGTATGTTCGTTGAGCAGATACTGAGGAATTTCCTTAGGATTTCTATTAATCTTCAGCGGCATCAGCCTTCTGACGCCGCTGCTGAATGTAGGATTGCAAAGGCAGAACCCGGGTGGACTCTAGCGGGttaaaacctttattttattatttttcttcatagGGAGCCCCGTTAGAACGGGCAGTAGTATCCAAATTGCACTTTGAACCTTTTGTAGGCGCTAGGCTATCAACGTCCTTCGGTTACGGGGCCTTAACGTTAAACTGCTATCCCATTGAAGTAATATAGAAGTTCCTCTGTGGTTAATACCATCCTTCTACCCCTGTGGCGTGAAACGCAGTGGTGGAACCTTGGTTTCTCCACTCTTATATAATTTCCTTGCAATACCTTGTGTACTTCAACCAGACAATTATAAGGACTTAATCCCTGGTCTCATTTAAGTAGTATAAGAGTTTCTCTGTGGTTAATACCATCCTTCTACCCCTGTGGCGTGAAACGCAGCGGCGGAACCTTGGTTTCTCCACTCTTATATAATTTCCTTGCAATACCTTGTGTACTTCAACCAGACAATTATAAGGACTTAATCCCTGGTCTCATTTAAGTAGTATAAGAGTTTCTCTGTGGTTAATACCATCCTTCTACCCCTGTGGCGTGAAACGCAGTGGTGGAACTTTGGTTTCTCCACTCTTATATAATttctatataataaatattaataattgtacaacattctgatatttttattttccaccTCATTGTAATTTCACCACCCACTACACAGTGGAAAATAGGCTTACATTTGGCGCCCGAGCAGAGTTTAATCCGTTAGCTTATAGTCTAATCTATCGCTTAGACAGGCCTGAGTCCACCCGGGGGGGGTAATTAGAAATTAATTAGTATTATAATTTCTTGTGTGTGTTTTGCGTGTGTCATCGTGACGTGCTGACAGAGAATCACTGCAGAAggtttccttttttaatttattaacttaataaggctatattttttttgtgtggatattgtgttaaaattttTAACCTCTTATTTcagacattttattttattgacttaaCATGCCTTATTTTTTGTTGAGATTGCGTTAAATTTGTATAATTTCTTATTCCAAACGTTATTCAAAGGAAAACCTTCTGCtggaattttatttagttaattattgaacaattaaatattgaacagttggtgattgtttttaaacaattttgctGAGACATTGTTATTGTCTGTTTAACTTAAACACTCAACTTTTAATAATTacagttttgttttatcaattttttataaaaataaccaaattTTTTACAAGGTCAACCTTTTATGAGTTAATATATTGTGTTACACATCATTTAACTGTCAGTTATAACTTAACTTTACTTAAGTTTAATATTGTACCTGGACTTACTGAAACATACTTTAAGGAGGAAGCATTTATTTTGAAGATATTGTTATCTATTGTTCTGCTTTTACATTGAACGTTGCGTGTTTTACATAACCATTTAACTGTCAGTTATAACTTAACTTTACTTAAGTTTAATATTGTACTTAGACTTACTGAAACACACTTTAATGGGaaagcatttatttttatattggtgTTTATTGTTCGACCTTTACATTGAACGTTGATACAGCCTGGGGTCACAAATTGATTTGAACGTGTGCTACCTTAGGGATTAGATCCATATTGTTGTAACATCATGGGGGAACGTCCGATATGTTTCAACCTTTTATTAAAAGATGAATTGACATACGAGGCCACAGTCCGAGGTGTCAAACCTGAGGCCACTGCGGACCAATTAAGATTACAATTAACAGAATTGGCTACGCGGATGCCTTCGGACGAGGTTATTTACTTTGAGGGAGATGTTACCTCAGAGTtagaaaaagttaaaaacaaaattaaagactTGCAGAGCTCACTTTCAAAACCAAATTTGCAGTTAAAACACATCAAGCGTTGCGAATCATTGGCTAACCATTTATATCACCGCTTAGGTCGTATAAATGCCGTCAGTAAGGAGGAGACTTGTATGCTCGGGGACTTGCTCTTACAACTCGAATCTAGGGACAGCGAACTGAAGTACATTTCTAAAGCTTATCAGGAGCAGGAAAAGAAACAGGATATCCCTGTCGTAGGGTGTATAGAGCCATGTCCTAAGGTGGACCACACACAGATCCAAAAACTGAACCTTGTCTTTAACGGCAGTGATAGTGTACAGGCATTCGTGCAGCGACTGGAGGAGCTTTGCAATTCTCGAGGTATCTCTGAGGAGACGTTATTTAATTCCGTCGCAGAAATTTTTAGCGGTGACGCCTTGTTTTGGTTTCGGGGTGTCAAGGAGGAGGTCTCGAGTTGGAAAGAGGTTAAGGCTCGTTTGTATGAGGAGTTCCTGCCATTCGATTATAATCGGCGTTTATTACAGGAGGTGCGGTCGCGGACACAAGGTGCTGATGAATCCATCATAAAGTACTTAAGCACAATGCGGAATTATTTTTCTAGGCTCAGCGTGCCGTTACCGGAGTCAGAGCAGCTGGAGATAGTACAAGGTAACCTTAGACCGTTTTACACGAGTCAGCTTGCTCTTACAAACGTCGGGAACTGGAACGAGCTGAAGGAACGCTGTAGGCAGCTGGAGTACGCCAAATACCGAGCAGACTCTTTTGCGGAGCCGCCCCGAGTTTCTGCGAATTCGGTAGCGCCGGACTTAGCCTATCAGGCTAGGAACCGACTTTCGGTTAACGCCGTAGACACCGAGGTGAACTTATTTTGCGTTCGTTGCAGGGTTCTTGGACATGGCCTTTGGCAATGTAGTGCACCACCCACCCAATTGTGTTACTCTTGTGGTTTAAAGGGTGCCACCTTGCACACGTGTCCACGGTGTGGTCCGTCAGTCGCTGAGCCACCGAAACTACAACAAAAGCCAGATCCTGCTGGACCAACCGTTGCTGGGGTAAGCGTGAACAACGAGCAGCCTGGAACCAAATCCTCCGGCAGTGGTAGTCGTCGTCGTCGCCGtcgccgccaccgccgtcgccgccgctgTGAAGAGGCAGGTGATGGAGACGCGGACAGTGGCTTGCGACCATATTTAGATGTCGCGATTTACCACCATCGTTGCAGAGGGTTGTTGGATTCGGGTTCTACAGTTTCGGTCATTGGCGGAAAGGCGGCCCAATCCCTCTCCAGTTGTGGTACGTTGTATCCAGCTGAGGAGAAATCCATTATCACGGCTAATGGATCACATTCTCCGGTTTCTGGTTTTAAGATTTTACCGGTGACTGTAGAGGATGTTACGGCTTTCGTGAAATTTTATGTCGTTCCTGATATTTCTTCAGAATTGCTGTTAGGTATAGATTTCTGGCGTGCTTTTAATATCGCACCTGATGTTCTGAACCTACTCAATAAAAGAGGAGTCTCTAAAAGCAGGGAACCGTATGCAAGTGAGGTTAGACATTTGAACTCATGCAACGAGTTGAGTGCTTCGAAGTGTGTACCGGCTGATAACGCTACTGCCAGTTTGGTAGTTCGTGGTCGTCGCTCACAGGATTGCCAACTCAGTAGGGTTCGTCGAAGCATGGATTCAAAGTCGTACTTGACTGCTAGTTTGACTCCGAATTACGAGAGGTATACAGTAGTTCAACAAGTGTCTGGATTTGTCTACATTCTTGAAGATAGCAATGGGAACCAGACAGAGTGTCACGCCAGGGATATTCTCTGTAGAATTGATGTTCCGTAGGCCACCTTTGTGTGTGTTGACTTACTCTATTGAGTAAGCCAGCAATGCCAAGGGCTCATTTACTATGCGTCGTCGTGTTGCAAAGTCAGTGAATAGTTTCGTAGGCCACCTTTGTGTGTGTTGACTTACTCTATTGAGTAGGCCAACAATGCTAAGGACTCATTCACTTTGCGTcgtggagttttttttttgtgggattttccatttaatttatttcagggtTTATCTCATTGCTTAGGGACTCTACTGAGTCGGTGAGTGATCTTAACCTTATTGATATTCACTGGGTTTTCCAGCTATTATCTTTGATTTAGGTTTCTCTTAAATGAGTGACCCACATATTCCGATTGTTTTAGGTGTTTAGGATTTAAAGATGGAGGGCCATCTTTGAATTTTTCTCGTACCCTCGAAAAATTCTGGTGGGGACGGGGGTACTGTAACaccattatttttgtaacttaacatttcgtttattgtttacattctgtttgtttactttgttaGTCTTGTCAAGTATCAGCTGTCAAATTCGACACACAGGATAGATTTTCAGTTGTTGTCTGTGGTCCTTTGAGAAAACTCGTGCCAGATCGTCATCGGACAGTGGTCAGTAGCGACATGACGCTCAGAACAATGATCGTGCTGACTAGCCACAGAGTAGTTTTGTGACGATGAGCTGACATCCCCGGTGACGGCTTTTTTCGGAACTGGCAAGGAGGCAAACCATTCTCTGTCAAAACGTCTCGAGTGGTGTGtggttgttttttttcttcccGCCCGCGTGGCGCAGGCCGTATTGGTACCAAGTTCCTTGCTTCATATTTCCTGGTGAGTATTTCGATCGTGGGTTCAGGTTATCTGATTGGTCTACGAGATAGATTCTGACTAAGTTGTTTCTTTGCAGTTACCAGATACGTACCACAGACACCCACGCAGCATCACACCATGTGTACCTAACCTGAATTGCCGAGTGAGTAAACTAGCATTTCGTTGTTATTCGATTTCCGATGACTTTGGATTTCGAAAGCCATCTGCCTTGTCTTTATTTCTACACGTAGCAACGTCTAACCCCGCGTATTTGTTTTACAGCAATTTCAATCCTGCCCGGTGAAGCGTGCGATTGCCCGACGCGTGTCACCTGACCCAACCCCAAGGTAAGCGCCATGACCTTCCACGTGTCGATTAGGTTATTTTGCAAGTGTCACGTTTAAACAGCAAAGCTACCGCCTTTGAGACAAGCTCTAACCTTCCCATAATTGTTTGATTAGTGATTGACCGTAGGTTTTAGGTTAGAAATACCCAGGGGCCATTCAAGACACGTCACTTGAGACATGTTAGCTAGGCCTTCGCTGTCCTTACCGACCCATCCTTGACCCAAGGCTGTTTCTCGCGATTCCAGAAGGTGTCGTTGGTGACCAGAGCCGTCAGCGAGCCACGAGCCGTCCGGAGCTCCTGT
It includes:
- the LOC125489503 gene encoding uncharacterized protein LOC125489503, translating into MGERPICFNLLLKDELTYEATVRGVKPEATADQLRLQLTELATRMPSDEVIYFEGDVTSELEKVKNKIKDLQSSLSKPNLQLKHIKRCESLANHLYHRLGRINAVSKEETCMLGDLLLQLESRDSELKYISKAYQEQEKKQDIPVVGCIEPCPKVDHTQIQKLNLVFNGSDSVQAFVQRLEELCNSRGISEETLFNSVAEIFSGDALFWFRGVKEEVSSWKEVKARLYEEFLPFDYNRRLLQEVRSRTQGADESIIKYLSTMRNYFSRLSVPLPESEQLEIVQGNLRPFYTSQLALTNVGNWNELKERCRQLEYAKYRADSFAEPPRVSANSVAPDLAYQARNRLSVNAVDTEVNLFCVRCRVLGHGLWQCSAPPTQLCYSCGLKGATLHTCPRCGPSVAEPPKLQQKPDPAGPTVAGVSVNNEQPGTKSSGSGSRRRRRRRHRRRRRCEEAGDGDADSGLRPYLDVAIYHHRCRGLLDSGSTVSVIGGKAAQSLSSCGTLYPAEEKSIITANGSHSPVSGFKILPVTVEDVTAFVKFYVVPDISSELLLGIDFWRAFNIAPDVLNLLNKRGVSKSREPYASEVRHLNSCNELSASKCVPADNATASLVVRGRRSQDCQLSRVRRSMDSKSYLTASLTPNYERYTVVQQVSGFVYILEDSNGNQTECHARDILCRIDVP